A single window of Dermacentor albipictus isolate Rhodes 1998 colony chromosome 1, USDA_Dalb.pri_finalv2, whole genome shotgun sequence DNA harbors:
- the LOC135904114 gene encoding uncharacterized protein: MHFRAYVNKRFTVKHFYCLALCATLLATCFVFYLNKPRHPLAPFYCWDLPVPEVTVQEYNDTFVPNIVHFIRLGNASLSFIEVVSIRVAWLQQNPDFLMIHCNNCSATIQSAHWKLIKDIARLTLRYVEKPETIFGTKVSWIEHASDIVRIRVLRKYGGIYLDSDSYIVKNLDKYRRYETAIGWPPGQSIGNQIIVAHKRSEFLRLYYESYHKYTPDLWYYNAGHLPTEEILDTKPHLVYRIPCDFGVHEDITRILFEQCNDDWRNFTAVHAFFRHRAYYCPFDKFGPINFETVGKYAANFGKMARLVLTGSTRLGGSVVKNISLLSAEMLDYLQGCR, from the coding sequence ATGCACTTCCGTGCTTATGTAAACAAACGATTTACGGTAAAGCATTTTTATTGCCTCGCATTATGCGCTACGTTGCTTGCCACGTGCTTCGTATTTTATCTAAATAAGCCAAGGCATCCGCTTGCACCATTCTACTGTTGGGACCTGCCCGTGCCGGAGGTGACGGTACAGGAGTACAACGACACGTTTGTGCCAAACATTGTGCATTTCATAAGGCTCGGTAATGCGTCGTTATCATTTATCGAGGTAGTGAGCATTCGAGTGGCCTGGCTCCAGCAAAACCCGGACTTCCTGATGATTCATTGCAACAACTGCAGCGCGACCATCCAGAGCGCCCACTGGAAACTCATCAAAGACATTGCGCGACTGACTCTCAGGTACGTCGAGAAGCCGGAGACGATTTTTGGCACCAAAGTGAGTTGGATCGAACACGCCTCCGACATTGTTCGCATCAGGGTGCTGAGAAAGTATGGAGGCATCTACCTCGACAGTGACTCCTATATCGTGAAAAATCTTGACAAGTATAGACGCTACGAGACGGCCATAGGATGGCCGCCAGGCCAGAGCATCGGCAACCAGATTATCGTGGCCCATAAACGATCCGAGTTCCTGCGTCTGTATTACGAGTCGTATCACAAGTATACACCTGACCTTTGGTATTACAACGCCGGTCACCTACCCACAGAGGAGATCCTCGACACGAAGCCGCACCTCGTTTACAGAATTCCGTGCGACTTTGGCGTGCACGAAGACATCACCAGGATCTTGTTTGAACAGTGCAACGACGACTGGAGGAACTTCACAGCCGTGCACGCGTTCTTCAGGCACAGGGCTTACTACTGCCCCTTCGACAAATTCGGACCCATCAACTTCGAGACTGTAGGAAAGTACGCCGCGAATTTCGGGAAGATGGCGCGCCTAGTGCTCACAGGATCGACGAGGTTGGGCGGATCCGTGGTGAAGAACATATCGTTGCTGAGTGCGGAAATGTTGGATTATTTGCAAGGATGTCGATAA